One region of Carya illinoinensis cultivar Pawnee chromosome 8, C.illinoinensisPawnee_v1, whole genome shotgun sequence genomic DNA includes:
- the LOC122319338 gene encoding endoribonuclease Dicer homolog 2-like, with protein sequence MKSEVIKETACHEACNQHCEIGAVRDNLVEEANAQERGNEPYVDEQPSYFPPELVGHIPKNLNMLYHYYLMELEQKFVYDIQVHDIVLVLRNKIEAELGSLHFELDVGRGSLTVNFKYVGVINLSTDQVLLCRRFQKTLFKALIHHDLKSLNKHMDGDILGAETDYLLLPATAKHQRPEIIDWHCVNSVLFSSKKNGESHLNCSLPEGCARIVQTKDGPVRTCLLQNSLVYTPHIDHMYCTTRILELNANSRMQHHRRGKINTYKEYYEDQHGIKLLFEHESLVSVRPLFGVKKHLQRCRNQIRKESSMMSVELPPELCSIIRSPISINTFYSFSFVPSIMHRLDSLLIAAKLKKMHLDHCAQNDVIPISKVLEAITTKNCQ encoded by the exons ATGAAATCTGAGGTCATCAAAGAAACTGCCTGCCATGAAGCATGCAATCAACATTGTGAGATTGGTGCAGTGAGAGATAATCTTGTGGAAGAAGCAAATGCTCAAGAAAGGG GGAACGAACCTTATGTTGATGAGCAACCCAGTTATTTCCCACCTGAACTGGTCGGTCATATTCCAAAGAATTTGAATATGTTGTATCATTACTACTTAATGGAGCTGGAGCAGAAATTTGTTTATGATATTCAAGTTCATGATATTGTGCTTGTCctgagaaataaaatagaagctGAACTTGGAAGCTTGCATTTTGAATTGGATGTTGGCAGGGGTAGTTTGACAGTGAACTTTAAATATGTAGGAGTGATTAATCTTAGCACAGATCAg GTCCTTTTGTGTAGAAGGTTTCAGAAAACTCTTTTCAAAGCTCTTATTCATCATGATTTGAAAAGTTTAAATAAGCATATGGATGGAGATATTTTGGGAGCTGAGACTGATTATCTTTTGCTCCCAGCCACTGCAAAGCATCAGAGACCTGAGATCATTGATTGGCATTGCGTTAATTCTGTGCTATTTTCGAGTAAGAAGAATGGTGAATCTCACTTGAATTGTTCTTTACCCGAGGGTTGTGCTCGTATTGTACAAACCAAAGATGGTCCTGTACGCACTTGCCTGCTTCAGAATTCTTTGGTGTACACCCCTCACATTGATCATATGTATTGCACAACTAGGATTCTGGAATTGAATGCAAACTCACGTATGCAGCACCACCGTCGTGGCAAAATCAATACTTACAAAGAGTATTATGAAGACCA GCATGGCATCAAGCTGCTTTTTGAGCACGAATCATTGGTTAGTGTGAGACCCCTTTTTGGGGTGAAAAAACACCTTCAAAGATGCAGAAATCAGATAAGGAAAG AATCAAGTATGATGTCGGTTGAATTGCCTCCGGAGCTTTGTTCTATAATTAGGTCACCAATATCAATCAatacattttattctttctcatttgttCCTTCAATCATGCACCGGCTTGACTCTTTGCTTATAGCTGCCAAGTTAAAAAAGATGCATTTGGATCATTGCGCGCAAAATGATGTTATCCCAATTTCCAAG GTCTTGGAAGCAATTACTACAAAGAACTGCCAATAG